Proteins encoded by one window of Mariniplasma anaerobium:
- a CDS encoding vWA domain-containing protein codes for MKKDLIEMVFILDRSGSMSGLESDTIGGFNSMIEKQKKIDGQAIISTVLFNHEFKVLHNRVDSKDIEPLNEKDYYVSGSTALIDAIGRSINKIGNIQKYTPKELRAEKVIFVITTDGMENASRQYTYETLKMMVDRQKEKYGWEFIFLGANIDAMGVASRFGINEDRVANYHADSKGTNLNYEVISDALCEFRTSKKISGEWKNKINKDYSNRNK; via the coding sequence TTGAAATGGTATTTATTTTAGATCGTAGTGGATCTATGTCAGGTCTAGAGTCAGATACAATTGGTGGTTTTAATAGTATGATTGAAAAACAAAAGAAGATAGACGGTCAAGCGATCATATCGACAGTGTTGTTTAATCATGAATTTAAAGTTTTGCATAATAGAGTGGATAGTAAAGACATAGAGCCTTTAAATGAAAAAGATTACTATGTAAGTGGATCAACTGCATTAATTGATGCGATAGGTAGAAGCATTAACAAGATTGGTAATATTCAAAAATATACACCAAAAGAGTTAAGAGCAGAAAAGGTTATTTTTGTAATTACAACAGATGGTATGGAAAACGCAAGTCGACAATACACTTATGAAACTTTAAAAATGATGGTAGATAGACAAAAAGAAAAATATGGGTGGGAGTTTATCTTTTTAGGAGCAAACATTGATGCAATGGGAGTTGCTTCAAGATTTGGGATTAATGAAGATAGAGTGGCAAATTATCATGCAGATAGTAAAGGAACTAATCTTAATTACGAAGTTATAAGCGATGCGCTATGTGAATTTAGAACAAGTAAAAAAATAAGCGGAGAATGGAAAAATAAGATAAATAAAGACTACAGCAATAGAAATAAATAA